One genomic segment of Vespa crabro chromosome 3, iyVesCrab1.2, whole genome shotgun sequence includes these proteins:
- the LOC124422482 gene encoding very long-chain-fatty-acid--CoA ligase bubblegum isoform X1, which yields MVILLCKENMTAVQPVSSNNILNGYTKNEKVLNGSCTRYAVASKTGLDGPDQVLTSDVNITTEANGRIRIQMGEGINATLPTSIPGLLSGIAKKFPDQIALVSRPGLDGTNTTYTYKQYETEVKTVAKAFLKLGLERYHSVCILGFNSPQWFITDIAAIYAGGLAAGIYTTNSAEACQYNAQHSKANIIVVEDSKQLEKILTIKKNLVHLKAIIQYEGIPKEKDVLSWDELLEIGKKESDDKLEAVLKTIGANECCTLVYTSGTVGNPKAVMLSHDNLVHDSRAIRKYVDFLDISEVWVSYLPLSHVAAQIVDIFLTMSVAATVYFADKNALKGSLINTLVAAKPTAFLGVPRVWEKIYEKMQLVARNNGRVKTWIANWAKSQGLIYNMNRMNGTDYRHWGYIIAKWLVFDKVKTTLGLNRCKIFVTAAAPLSVEIKKYFLSLDIPIMEAFGMSECSGAHSITLRNNYRLSSVGSVLPGFRTRLDNPNETGEGEICMYGRHIFMGYLNEPEKTKEAKTEEGWLHSGDLGRIDSNGLLYITGRIKELIITAGGENISPLHIEELILSELPVLSNALLIGDKRKYLTVLITLKAEIKEDTGDPLDTLTPSTLTWLKSIGSNSKTISDIVNSKDPLVHKEIEEAIKRANTKAISNAQKVQKFRILPHDFSISTGELGPTLKLKRNVVCNKYANLIEDMYQ from the exons ATGGTTATTCTACTCTGTAAAG AAAATATGACTGCTGTGCAGCCTGTTTCATCGAACAATATTCTCAATGGCTATACTAAGAATgaaaag gTACTTAATGGATCTTGTACTCGATATGCGGTAGCTAGTAAAACAGGCCTCgatg GCCCGGATCAAGTGTTAACGTCAGATGTAAATATAACAACAGAAGCTAATGGTCGAATTAGAATACAAATGGGTGAAGGTATTAATGCAACATTACCTACTTCTATACCTGGTCTTTTATCAGGAATTGCTAAAAAGTTTCCGGATCAAATAGCTTTGGTATCACGACCAGGATTAGATGGTACAAATACAACATACACTTATAA gcAATATGAGACTGAAGTAAAAACTGTAGCCAAAGCATTTTTAAAACTAGGTTTGGAAAGATATCATAGCGTCTGTATTCTAGGGTTTAATAGTCCACAATGGTTCATAACTGATATCGCTGCTATATATGCTGG AGGATTGGCTGCTGGAATTTACACGACAAATTCTGCAGAAGCGTGTCAATATAATGCACAACACAGTAAAGCAAATATAATAGTAGTTGAAGATTCTAagcaattagaaaaaatattaacaattaaaaaaaatttagtcCATTTAAAGGCTATTATTCAATATGAAGGAATACCTAAGGAGAAAGATGTATTAAGT TGGGatgaattattagaaattggTAAAAAAGAATCTGATGATAAATTAGAAGCAGTTTTAAAAACCATTGGTGCTAACGAATGTTGTACATTAGTATATACT TCTGGCACAGTTGGTAATCCAAAAGCTGTTATGTTAAGTCATGATAATCTTGTACATGACTCAAGAGCCATTAGGAAATATGTTGATTTTTTAGATATAAGTGAAGTTTGGGTCAGTTACTTACCACTGTCTCATGTTGCAGCACAG ATAGTTGACATATTTCTAACTATGTCTGTAGCAGCTACAGTATATTTCGCAGATAAGAATGCTCTTAAAGGAAGTTTGATAAACACCTTAGTAGCAGCAAAGCCTACTGCTTTCTTAGGTGTACCAAGAGTATGggaaaaaatttatgagaaaATGCAATTAGTAGCACGTAATAATGGACGTGTAAAAACTTGGATAGCAAATTGGGCAAAATCTCAAGGTCTCATTTATAACATGAACAGAATGAATGGTACAGATTACAGACATTGGGGTTACATTATAGCTAAATGGCTTGTCTTCGATAAAGTAAAAACAACTTTAGGTTTAAACAGatgtaaaatatttgtcaCTGCAGCAGCACCTTTAAgcgtagaaattaaaaaatactttttgaGTCTAGATATTCCTATAATGGAAGCATTTGGTATGTCCGAATGTAGCGGAGCACATAGTATAACTTTAAGGAATAATtacag atTAAGCAGCGTTGGTTCTGTTCTGCCTGGTTTTCGTACGAGATTAGACAATCCTAATGAAACTGGTGAAGGTGAAATTTGTATGTATGGTCGACATATTTTTATGGGATATTTGAATGAAccagaaaaaacaaaagaagccAAAACTGAAGAGGGATGGTTGCACAGTGGTGATCTTGGTAGAATAGATTCTAATGGCTTGTTATACATTACgg GCAGAATAAAAGAACTGATCATTACGGCAGGTGGAGAAAATATATCACCTCTCCACATAGAAGAATTAATCTTGTCCGAATTACCTGTTCTTAGTAATGCTTTGCTAATtggggataaaagaaaatacttgacagttttaattacattaaag gctgaaataaaagaagatactGGTGATCCATTAGATACGTTAACTCCAAGTACACTAACATGGTTAAAATCTATAGGAAGTAATTCAAAAACGATTAGCGATATCGTGAATTCAAAAGATCCACTT gTGCATAAGGAAATAGAAGAAGCTATTAAAAGAGCTAATACAAAAGCAATCAGTAATGCACAGAAAGTACAAAAATTTCGGATTTTACCGcatgatttttcaatttcaacgGGAGAATTAGGACCaacattaaaattgaaaagaaatgttgTTTGTAATAAGTATGCCAATCTGATTGAAGATAtgtatcaatga
- the LOC124422669 gene encoding 3-hydroxyisobutyrate dehydrogenase, mitochondrial, whose product MYFLVFVSKSSIWISMKGVRRFSKKIGFVGLGKMGGHMAKNILKKGYKLKVFDVDKSAMSNVVEAGANAASTITETVKDVDVIISMLPSNQHVLDCYIGDNGILSSVKKNVLLIDSSTIDPFVSQEISKEAEKREVKFIDAPVSGGTNAARDGTLTFMVGGSNANFEAAKSILEIMGSRIVHCGDVGMGQAAKLCNNMLLAISMIGTAEIFNLGQRLGLKENVLNEIVNSSSGRCWSSELYNPVPGLLPNVPSSKNYEDGFSTLLMAKDLSLAQSVATRTDTFIPLGSLAHQIYRMLNSHGLSQKDFSIVYQFIKGNKI is encoded by the exons atgtacTTCCTTGTATTCGTCTCAAAATCCTCGATTTGGATAAGTATGAAAGGTGTACGtcgattttcaaagaaaattggaTTCGTTGGTTTAGGTAAAATGGGTGGTCACAtggcaaaaaatattttgaaaaag GGTTACAAATTAAAAGTATTCGATGTTGATAAATCAGCTATGTCTAACGTGGTCGAAGCTGGTGCGAACGCTGCTTCGACCATTACAGAAACGGTGAAGGACGTTGACGTAATCATTTCTATGTTACCTTCGAATCAACATGTTCTGGATTGCTATATCGGTGATAATGGTATATTGAG ttcagtgaaaaaaaatgtactctTGATAGATAGCAGTACGATAGATCCGTTCGTGTCGCAGGAAATATCCAAAGAGgctgaaaaaagagaagttaAATTTATTGATGCTCCGGTATCAGGag gtACAAATGCAGCGAGAGATGGTACATTGACCTTTATGGTAGGTGGCTCTAATGCAAATTTCGAAGCTGCCAAAtctatattagaaattatggGCTCGAGAATAGTTCATTGCGGTGATGTTGGTATGGGACAGGCAGCAAAATTGTGTAATAATATGCTACTGGCCATTAGTATGATTGGTACGGCCGAAATTTTCAATCTTGGTCAAAG ATTGGGCCTGAAAGAAAATGTACTGAATGAAATAGTGAATTCCAGTTCAGGAAGATGTTGGTCCTCTGAATTATACAATCCTGTTCCAGGTCTTCTACCTAATGTTCCTAGttcaaaaaattatgaa gaCGGTTTTAGTACATTGCTCATGGCAAAAGATTTAAGTTTGGCACAATCTGTCGCAACTAGAACAGACACATTCATTCCTTTAGGGTCTTTGGCTCATCAAATTTATAGGATGCTTAATAGTCATGGTTTATCGCAAAAAGATTTTAGCATCgtatatcaatttataaaag gaaacaaaatttaa
- the LOC124422485 gene encoding uncharacterized protein LOC124422485, with protein MDFKKVSSVKNDYINVKTEYDRLRAENNVLDALRKGLEECKKENLSCEKDLMEFYKLRLDSQITNKKLIEELDKVSLIMKSEELSSFDETTLNIAKRRKNITDMEYNLSLREINMELNLVNMKLESLKKKVHQMQKSINSVNGFVHKAEKDIDDSCSQDVMRMKLQEYCQAFDKLESELESLKVTDLQSHLISEKYKQYLEMLEEKVKVDKFLDKYHDLPPNILQAKVILEKKQRDYDQLENTFLLYNKKF; from the exons ATGGATTTTAAAAAG GTATCATCAGTTAagaatgattatattaatgtGAAAACAGAATATGATAGATTGCGGGCAGAGAATAATGTACTGGATGCATTGCGAAAAGGATTAGAGgaatgtaagaaagaaaatctatcATGTGAAAAAGATCTAATGGAATTCTATAAATTACGATTAGATTCacaaattacaaataaaaaattgattgaaGAATTAGATAAAGTTTCTTTGATCATGAAATCAGAAGAATTGTCCTCTTTTGACGAAACAACATTGAATATTgctaaacgaagaaaaaatataactgATATGGAATACAATCTTTctttaagagaaataaatatggAATTAAACCTTGTAAATATGAAACTCGaatctcttaaaaaaaaagttcatcagatgcaaaaatcaataaattcaGTCAATGGCTTTGTACACAAAgcagagaaagatatagatgATTCCTGTTCTCAAGATGTCATGAGAATgaaattacaagaatattgtCAGGCCTTCGACAAGTTAGAAAGCGAATTAGAGAGCTTAAAAGTCACAGATTTACAATCACATTTGAtatcagaaaaatataaacaatatctaGAGATGCTAGAAGAAAAGGTCAAAGTAGATAAATTTTTAGACAAATATCATGATCTACCACCAAATATATTGCAAGCTAAAGTAATTcttgaaaagaaacaaagagactATGATCAACTTGAGAAtacatttttactatataataaaaaattttaa
- the LOC124422486 gene encoding alpha-endosulfine isoform X2, which yields MENYIFFNDLSSNDIEKLEEAKLKAKFPNAIGRPISGHSAFLQKRLAKGQKYFDSGDYQMAKQKSAAKPKPAGILPTGDAIPTPESVPQRKTSIIQQKFNTSSTS from the exons atggaaaactacattttttttaacgat TTGTCATCaaatgatattgaaaaattagagGAAGCTAAACTAAAAGCTAAATTTCCAAATGCGATTGGACGTCCGATTAGTGGTCATTCggcatttttacaaaaaagatTAGCCAAAGGT caaaaatattttgattctgGAGATTATCAAATGGCAAAACAAAAATCGGCAGCTAAGCCAAAACCTGCTGGCATTTTACCAACAGGTGATGCTATTCCTACACCAGAATCTGTGCCACAGCGTAAAACTTCTATTATTcaacaaaaatttaatacatCATCAACATCTTAA
- the LOC124422484 gene encoding uncharacterized protein LOC124422484 yields the protein MSLIAYGSSDDNSEDEEVNSGECSDDKNKITILTKSLKKDLCVPSSKNNTDVKIIVNNESLSKFNWSTLPKPINVNAEKMDLKEEGDIPMKKELEQEKRPTKKPVKIMIRSLCEFKDLDEEDKKKPNRIAPIEKGSGLFSILPPPKILEQKSIKPLIPNVVVKSQNVSTTKNIILPSDKLKESNYESNSEDEEESDANKNNYHGSGMDFFALNTVKSITDTDSITLDLKNTESNDFVSTSTFLNESKAKDNTNENNIVHCNNTEKYIQNSNLTLISNVINLPKEEILIKNKAEIGPKLPIPEQEYNVDAEGNVAFDEKAIEYLCGKRGIKRKCKEVEEANIIEISGDDIKPDEREWLVKALTEEPVQRPVSMQSSGINFQSKKKHQITYLAHQAKAMELELKNQWSLNRMTRKQTQSKYGF from the exons atgaGTCTTATAGCGTACGGTAGTAGCGATGATAATTCTGAAGATGAAGAAGTTAATTCCGGTGAATGTagtgatgataaaaataaaatcacgaTTCTAACCAAATCTTTGAAGAAGGATTTATGTGTACCTTCTTCAAAAAATAACAcagatgtaaaaataattgtaaataatgaatcattatcaaaatttaattgGAGTACATTGCCAAAACCAATAAATGTGAACGCAGAGAAAATGGATTTGAAGGAGGAGGGTGATATTCCAATGAAGAAGGAATTAGAACAAGAGAAAAGGCCAACTAAAAAGCCAGTTAAAATAATGATTCGATCCTTATGTGAA TTCAAAGATTTAGATGAAGAGGATAAGAAAAAACCAAATAGGATTGCACCAATAGAA AAAGGATCAGgacttttctctatcttacCACCTCCTAAGATACTGGaacaaaaaagtattaaacCTTTAATACCAAATGTTGTCGTTAAGTCACAAAACGTATCGactacaaaaaatattatattacctaGCGATAAGTTGAAAGAATCAAATTACGAATCAAATtctgaagatgaagaagaaagcgatgcaaataaaaataattatcacggATCTGGCATGGATTTCTTTGCTTTGAATACAGTAAAATCTATCACAGATACAGATTCTATAACGTTGGATTTAAAGAATACAGAAAGTAATGATTTTGTATCGACGTCAACATTTTTGAATGAATCTAAAGCAAAAGataatacaaatgaaaataatattgtacatTGCAATAATACGGAAAAGTATATTCAAAATTCGAATTTGACATTAATAAGTAATGTTATAAATTTaccgaaagaagaaatattaataaaaaataaagcagAAATTGGACCAAAATTACCCATTCctgaacaagaatataacgtagaTGCCGAAGGTAATGTAGCATTTGATGAAAAAGCTATAGAATATTTGTGCGGTAAGAGaggtataaagagaaaatgtaaGGAAGTGGAAGAAGCaaacataattgaaataagTGGCGATGATATTAAACCCGATGAAAGGGAATGGTTAGTGAAGGCATTAACGGAAGAACCTGTACAGAGGCCTGTGTCTATGCAAAGTAGtggaattaattttcaatcaaaAAAGAAGCATCAAATTACATACTTAGCGCATCAAGCTAAAGCTATGGAACTTGAATTGAAGAATCAATGGTCTCTTAACAGAATGACAAGGAAACAAACACAATCGAAGTATGGTTTTTAA
- the LOC124422486 gene encoding alpha-endosulfine isoform X1 has protein sequence MSDDQTNEPTAELSSNDIEKLEEAKLKAKFPNAIGRPISGHSAFLQKRLAKGQKYFDSGDYQMAKQKSAAKPKPAGILPTGDAIPTPESVPQRKTSIIQQKFNTSSTS, from the exons ATGAGCGACGATCAGACAAACGAACCAACTGCCGAG TTGTCATCaaatgatattgaaaaattagagGAAGCTAAACTAAAAGCTAAATTTCCAAATGCGATTGGACGTCCGATTAGTGGTCATTCggcatttttacaaaaaagatTAGCCAAAGGT caaaaatattttgattctgGAGATTATCAAATGGCAAAACAAAAATCGGCAGCTAAGCCAAAACCTGCTGGCATTTTACCAACAGGTGATGCTATTCCTACACCAGAATCTGTGCCACAGCGTAAAACTTCTATTATTcaacaaaaatttaatacatCATCAACATCTTAA
- the LOC124422483 gene encoding glutamate receptor U1, with amino-acid sequence MRIYLFLYIILKDLRVSRTSDIIYKFIETSWITKMDFNLALNATFKNSLCCNIYLHDTTLEISHLFKKFIDNYPYEYSLNSNIYDCKGYFLLGSTEEEILNDLKKVPTYISSIEILIIVNDYLKINSSIFNVKIYGNANANVISKSGIWSLSENYLLPRIFHRIDNYEKMKRDDVKVNFYGRQLRASTFYRPPVSYLNRTTVKIIDDVEEEIFDADNELERDGIEVKLFLLMAEKLNFTWIIKKSKDGYGKRYNETVWKGGFIKLLYDNKIDIAFAGIWLNRNHYDFVNLTDPWYQVHIHFLVPRPKPITSFWALTRPFSVTTWILLVLAIFLQSICIFTHAQFNPRYPKRFRNFLITFIELTGRLLGSWAPKNMISVKLQLYLWQTMGLILVTAYSSSLAAKLTNSEYENRIDTIKQFLEAKLIWGRKIIPSFTDFIDYEDPYSSQLPNTYKLIKTEEIHENIVKGNIAIIGNFVGSVFFPDDEIYNMDLKNYRMMKEMIGKFYASFVAQPWLVSPINGMMLRLRESGIITFHLQDVLRRRAGFNLREVLVEYDGKDGRLRVLTLIPLGAAFFLLLLGLSISTLVFYLELKYKNDSKSIREILRDIDQKRRSYSTTTSKK; translated from the exons ATGagaatatatttgtttctttatattatattgaaggATCTTCGAGTGTCAAGAACCAgtgacattatatataaattcattgaaacgtCATGGATAACGAAGATGGATTTTAATTTGGCATTAAATGCCACTTTCAAGAATTCCTTatgttgtaatatttatttacatg ATACCACTCTGGAGATATCGCACctgtttaaaaaattcattgataattATCCTTACGAGTATTCATTGAActcaaatatttatgattgtAAAGGATATTTTTTGTTGGGCTCGACGGAGGAAGAAATTTTGAATGATTTGAAGAA agtTCCAACTTATATATCCAGCATAGAAATTCTCATCATTGTGAacgattatttgaaaattaattcgagTATTTTTAACGTGAAGATTTATGGAAATGCCAACGCTAACGTAATAAGCAAATCAGGAATATGGAGTTTGtcggaaaattatttattgccAAGAATTTTTCATAGGATCgacaa ctacgaaaaaatgaaacgcGATGATGTAAAGGTGAACTTTTATGGGAGACAATTAAGAGCGTCAACATTTTATCGGCCACCCGTGTCTTATTTAAATCGTACAAccgtaaaaattattgatgacgttgaagaagaaatatttgacGCTGACAACG aaCTCGAGAGGGATGGTATCGAGGTGAAGCTATTCTTACTGATGGcagaaaaattgaatttcacttggatcattaaaaaatcgaaagatGG ATACGGAAAGAGATACAACGAGACTGTATGGAAAGGTGGATTCATAAAACTCTTGTATGACAATAAG ATCGATATTGCGTTTGCCGGTATATGGTTAAACAGGAATCATTATGATTTCGTCAATTTAACGGATCCTTGGTATCaagtacatatacattttttagtACCACGTCCAAAACCGATAACCAGTTTCTGGGCTTTAACTAGACCTTTCTCGGTAACTACATGGATCCTTCTTGTCCTAGCAATATTCTTACAAAGCATTTGCATATTTACTCACGCTCAATTCAATCCACGGTATCCGAAAC gctttcgaaattttttaataactttcaTTGAATTGACCGGTCGTTTATTGGGTTCTTGGGCACCAAAAAATATGATTAGCGTCAAACTACAATTATATCTTTGGCAAACAATGGGATTGATACTCGTCACTGCTTATAGCAGTAGTCTCGCAGCTAAATTAACTAACTCCGAGTATGAAAATAG gaTCGACACGATAAAACAATTTCTCGAAGCTAAATTAATCTggggaagaaaaattattccaaGTTTCACAGATTTCATCGACTACGAA GATCCTTATTCATCTCAGTTGCCGAATACATATAAACTCATTAAAACTGAGGAAATCcatgaaaatattgttaaaggCAATATCGCTATAATTGGAAATTTCGTTGGGTCTGTTTTCTTCCCCGAtgatgaaatttataatatggATCTTAAA aattatcggATGATGAAAGAAATGATTGGAAAATTTTATGCATCTTTTGTTGCTCAACCTTGGCTCGTCTCACCAATAAACGGG ATGATGTTACGATTAAGGGAATCCGGGATCATTACTTTTCATTTGCAGGATGTTTTACGACGACGTGCTGGTTTTAATCTTCGGGAAGTTCTCGTAGAATACGATGGAAAGGATGGAAGATTGAGAGTACTCACTTTAATACCTTTAGGAgctgctttttttttgcttttacttGGATTATCGATATCTACTCtcgtattttatttagaaCTTAAGTATAAGAATGATTCCAAATCGATTCGCGAGATTTTACGTGACATCGATCAAAAACGGAGATCTTACTCGACAACGACtagcaaaaaataa
- the LOC124422482 gene encoding long-chain-fatty-acid--CoA ligase ACSBG2 isoform X2, which yields MTAVQPVSSNNILNGYTKNEKVLNGSCTRYAVASKTGLDGPDQVLTSDVNITTEANGRIRIQMGEGINATLPTSIPGLLSGIAKKFPDQIALVSRPGLDGTNTTYTYKQYETEVKTVAKAFLKLGLERYHSVCILGFNSPQWFITDIAAIYAGGLAAGIYTTNSAEACQYNAQHSKANIIVVEDSKQLEKILTIKKNLVHLKAIIQYEGIPKEKDVLSWDELLEIGKKESDDKLEAVLKTIGANECCTLVYTSGTVGNPKAVMLSHDNLVHDSRAIRKYVDFLDISEVWVSYLPLSHVAAQIVDIFLTMSVAATVYFADKNALKGSLINTLVAAKPTAFLGVPRVWEKIYEKMQLVARNNGRVKTWIANWAKSQGLIYNMNRMNGTDYRHWGYIIAKWLVFDKVKTTLGLNRCKIFVTAAAPLSVEIKKYFLSLDIPIMEAFGMSECSGAHSITLRNNYRLSSVGSVLPGFRTRLDNPNETGEGEICMYGRHIFMGYLNEPEKTKEAKTEEGWLHSGDLGRIDSNGLLYITGRIKELIITAGGENISPLHIEELILSELPVLSNALLIGDKRKYLTVLITLKAEIKEDTGDPLDTLTPSTLTWLKSIGSNSKTISDIVNSKDPLVHKEIEEAIKRANTKAISNAQKVQKFRILPHDFSISTGELGPTLKLKRNVVCNKYANLIEDMYQ from the exons ATGACTGCTGTGCAGCCTGTTTCATCGAACAATATTCTCAATGGCTATACTAAGAATgaaaag gTACTTAATGGATCTTGTACTCGATATGCGGTAGCTAGTAAAACAGGCCTCgatg GCCCGGATCAAGTGTTAACGTCAGATGTAAATATAACAACAGAAGCTAATGGTCGAATTAGAATACAAATGGGTGAAGGTATTAATGCAACATTACCTACTTCTATACCTGGTCTTTTATCAGGAATTGCTAAAAAGTTTCCGGATCAAATAGCTTTGGTATCACGACCAGGATTAGATGGTACAAATACAACATACACTTATAA gcAATATGAGACTGAAGTAAAAACTGTAGCCAAAGCATTTTTAAAACTAGGTTTGGAAAGATATCATAGCGTCTGTATTCTAGGGTTTAATAGTCCACAATGGTTCATAACTGATATCGCTGCTATATATGCTGG AGGATTGGCTGCTGGAATTTACACGACAAATTCTGCAGAAGCGTGTCAATATAATGCACAACACAGTAAAGCAAATATAATAGTAGTTGAAGATTCTAagcaattagaaaaaatattaacaattaaaaaaaatttagtcCATTTAAAGGCTATTATTCAATATGAAGGAATACCTAAGGAGAAAGATGTATTAAGT TGGGatgaattattagaaattggTAAAAAAGAATCTGATGATAAATTAGAAGCAGTTTTAAAAACCATTGGTGCTAACGAATGTTGTACATTAGTATATACT TCTGGCACAGTTGGTAATCCAAAAGCTGTTATGTTAAGTCATGATAATCTTGTACATGACTCAAGAGCCATTAGGAAATATGTTGATTTTTTAGATATAAGTGAAGTTTGGGTCAGTTACTTACCACTGTCTCATGTTGCAGCACAG ATAGTTGACATATTTCTAACTATGTCTGTAGCAGCTACAGTATATTTCGCAGATAAGAATGCTCTTAAAGGAAGTTTGATAAACACCTTAGTAGCAGCAAAGCCTACTGCTTTCTTAGGTGTACCAAGAGTATGggaaaaaatttatgagaaaATGCAATTAGTAGCACGTAATAATGGACGTGTAAAAACTTGGATAGCAAATTGGGCAAAATCTCAAGGTCTCATTTATAACATGAACAGAATGAATGGTACAGATTACAGACATTGGGGTTACATTATAGCTAAATGGCTTGTCTTCGATAAAGTAAAAACAACTTTAGGTTTAAACAGatgtaaaatatttgtcaCTGCAGCAGCACCTTTAAgcgtagaaattaaaaaatactttttgaGTCTAGATATTCCTATAATGGAAGCATTTGGTATGTCCGAATGTAGCGGAGCACATAGTATAACTTTAAGGAATAATtacag atTAAGCAGCGTTGGTTCTGTTCTGCCTGGTTTTCGTACGAGATTAGACAATCCTAATGAAACTGGTGAAGGTGAAATTTGTATGTATGGTCGACATATTTTTATGGGATATTTGAATGAAccagaaaaaacaaaagaagccAAAACTGAAGAGGGATGGTTGCACAGTGGTGATCTTGGTAGAATAGATTCTAATGGCTTGTTATACATTACgg GCAGAATAAAAGAACTGATCATTACGGCAGGTGGAGAAAATATATCACCTCTCCACATAGAAGAATTAATCTTGTCCGAATTACCTGTTCTTAGTAATGCTTTGCTAATtggggataaaagaaaatacttgacagttttaattacattaaag gctgaaataaaagaagatactGGTGATCCATTAGATACGTTAACTCCAAGTACACTAACATGGTTAAAATCTATAGGAAGTAATTCAAAAACGATTAGCGATATCGTGAATTCAAAAGATCCACTT gTGCATAAGGAAATAGAAGAAGCTATTAAAAGAGCTAATACAAAAGCAATCAGTAATGCACAGAAAGTACAAAAATTTCGGATTTTACCGcatgatttttcaatttcaacgGGAGAATTAGGACCaacattaaaattgaaaagaaatgttgTTTGTAATAAGTATGCCAATCTGATTGAAGATAtgtatcaatga